From the genome of Fusobacterium varium, one region includes:
- the hupB_2 gene encoding NS1 yields MKESMFIKYYKKRNKSKNYKEAKEKIDLFWNVLLKALEEESVILKNWGTFEKKEVKARKVIIPNTEKAITTKAKKVIKFRAGKGLRNIVNGVDADE; encoded by the coding sequence ATGAAAGAAAGTATGTTTATAAAATACTATAAGAAAAGAAATAAAAGCAAAAACTATAAAGAAGCAAAGGAAAAGATAGATTTATTTTGGAATGTTTTATTAAAAGCTTTAGAAGAAGAAAGTGTGATATTAAAGAATTGGGGAACATTTGAAAAAAAAGAAGTGAAAGCAAGAAAAGTAATAATACCAAATACAGAAAAAGCAATAACTACAAAAGCCAAAAAAGTAATAAAATTTAGAGCAGGGAAAGGATTGCGTAATATAGTAAATGGAGTTGATGCTGATGAATAA
- the hup_7 gene encoding HB — MNKKELAKIYSKISKNMINVKRAIEEIDVFLETVQEALLVDGKVKFIKRGTFEVLKKKARIISNPSTRELMKIYPKKTIKFKISKELIK, encoded by the coding sequence ATGAATAAGAAAGAACTGGCAAAAATATACAGTAAAATTAGTAAAAATATGATAAATGTAAAAAGAGCAATAGAAGAAATAGATGTATTTCTTGAAACTGTACAAGAAGCCTTGTTAGTAGATGGAAAGGTAAAGTTTATAAAAAGAGGAACTTTTGAAGTACTGAAGAAAAAGGCAAGAATAATAAGCAATCCCTCAACAAGAGAACTAATGAAAATCTACCCAAAGAAAACAATAAAGTTTAAAATATCAAAAGAATTAATAAAGTAG
- the dnaJ_2 gene encoding Chaperone protein DnaJ → MKSLYEILGVDSSSGKDEIKKRYRELAKKYHPDRMVNAGEKEKAEAEKRFREINDAYTILSDDEKRNEYDKMAESKNGYGKNKKNKSRTEQEGYGDIYEKFTKESMNNMFGKFFDPEKKSSEKGDSKMKEQTNNMFESFFHLRGGRKNEIFKELEIEKRDKKVSKERAAEK, encoded by the coding sequence ATGAAAAGCTTATATGAAATACTTGGGGTAGACAGCAGTTCTGGAAAAGATGAGATAAAAAAGAGATATAGAGAACTGGCTAAAAAATATCACCCAGACAGAATGGTAAATGCTGGTGAAAAAGAAAAGGCAGAGGCTGAAAAAAGATTCAGAGAAATAAATGATGCCTATACTATTCTTAGTGATGATGAAAAAAGAAATGAATATGACAAAATGGCAGAGTCAAAAAATGGGTATGGAAAAAATAAAAAAAATAAATCAAGAACAGAACAGGAAGGATATGGAGATATCTATGAAAAATTTACCAAGGAGAGCATGAATAATATGTTTGGCAAGTTTTTTGATCCTGAAAAAAAATCATCAGAAAAAGGGGATAGTAAAATGAAGGAACAGACAAATAATATGTTTGAATCTTTTTTTCATTTAAGGGGAGGAAGAAAAAATGAGATTTTTAAAGAATTGGAAATTGAAAAGAGAGATAAAAAAGTATCAAAAGAAAGAGCTGCAGAAAAGTGA
- a CDS encoding FHA domain, whose product MKREIKKYQKKELQKSEIKERKVNYIFWGIVLIASFGLVYYFHFSKEILIVISMMIMGFVIADLFYYSWKLKRDLIMYEKSQFVRDSRIVKSIEDKREQSRNNITHIILKNEEGYDIKTWPVGKANSLIIGKSARMRVDINLGDTAYSSLISKRHAILNKSDNGWFVEDLGSLNGTGIQRYADNRKIKIGNAPVKVQSGDIIYISTVALLVK is encoded by the coding sequence TTGAAAAGAGAGATAAAAAAGTATCAAAAGAAAGAGCTGCAGAAAAGTGAGATAAAAGAAAGAAAGGTAAATTATATTTTCTGGGGAATAGTTCTTATAGCTTCATTTGGGTTGGTTTATTATTTTCATTTTTCAAAAGAGATATTAATAGTAATATCAATGATGATAATGGGATTTGTTATAGCTGACCTTTTCTATTACAGCTGGAAGCTGAAAAGAGATTTGATTATGTATGAAAAATCTCAGTTTGTAAGAGATTCAAGAATTGTAAAGAGCATAGAGGACAAGAGAGAGCAGTCAAGAAACAATATAACTCATATCATACTTAAAAATGAAGAGGGATATGACATCAAGACTTGGCCAGTCGGAAAGGCTAATTCATTAATAATCGGGAAAAGTGCAAGAATGAGAGTGGATATAAATCTTGGAGATACTGCATACTCTTCATTAATAAGCAAAAGACATGCAATATTAAACAAGAGTGACAATGGGTGGTTTGTGGAAGATTTAGGTTCATTAAATGGTACAGGGATACAAAGATATGCAGACAACAGAAAAATAAAAATAGGTAATGCACCAGTAAAAGTGCAGAGTGGGGATATCATATATATCTCAACAGTAGCTCTGCTTGTAAAATAA
- a CDS encoding FHA domain has protein sequence MMKLERCENGHVYNAARYKECPYCNNTDRLEDIAVREEIPMDQVDVEDDKTVAYWANELAVDPVVGWLVCFNGYEKGKDFKLKSEKNFIGRAPEMDICLEGDNNISRKNHAIIAYNPKNREFVITPGDGNGIVYVQGEAVYAPMKLSSFDVIEMGTSKFVFVALCGEEFDWKIDKE, from the coding sequence ATGATGAAACTAGAAAGATGTGAAAACGGACACGTATATAATGCAGCTAGATATAAGGAATGTCCATATTGCAATAATACTGACAGACTTGAAGATATAGCTGTAAGAGAAGAAATACCAATGGATCAGGTAGATGTTGAAGATGATAAAACAGTTGCCTACTGGGCAAATGAACTGGCTGTTGACCCAGTTGTAGGGTGGCTGGTATGTTTCAACGGATATGAGAAAGGGAAGGATTTTAAACTTAAATCAGAGAAAAACTTTATAGGAAGAGCTCCTGAAATGGATATATGTCTTGAAGGAGATAACAATATCTCAAGAAAAAATCATGCAATTATAGCTTACAATCCTAAAAATAGAGAATTTGTAATAACTCCCGGAGATGGAAACGGGATTGTCTATGTACAGGGAGAGGCAGTATATGCTCCAATGAAACTTTCTTCATTTGATGTAATAGAAATGGGAACTTCAAAATTTGTATTTGTTGCATTATGTGGAGAAGAATTTGATTGGAAAATCGATAAAGAGTAG
- a CDS encoding Putative protein phosphatase 2C-type has protein sequence MNNILRDAKRVKTNINRAKSLVPTGKSNDAEEKNPEAVVSGRKAESKFITSFVSRIGKQPVNCDYFAYSELNDFGCWIVADGFDEERGGEEAAKIVSESIIAQFLEKPKFSRRYLKKLILKAHRKLEEIRERSREKRAMSASIVIFLTDYTSMIYGAVGNARLYLIRDDVVREKTRDDSIAHLVYEANQLDYKEIRFHGQRNKLTQNMGESDGISPEISKKIQLYDGDRILLMSHGAWENLDESEIEVELSKTDSVGKWIGSLEERIKENSSTNVPNYTLAGIFINEVSPSGKKKFKFNYVKYLVILLIILIIGFLLYRGYSLKRTRDITYEKAYTYEEEGLKAVAEGDFEKALNSFELSKMNIMPLK, from the coding sequence ATGAATAATATTTTAAGAGATGCAAAAAGGGTAAAAACCAATATAAACAGAGCTAAATCTCTTGTTCCGACAGGAAAATCAAATGATGCTGAGGAAAAAAATCCTGAAGCTGTAGTCAGTGGAAGAAAAGCAGAAAGCAAGTTTATAACTTCTTTTGTTTCAAGGATTGGGAAACAGCCTGTAAACTGTGATTACTTTGCATATTCTGAATTGAATGATTTCGGCTGCTGGATAGTGGCAGATGGATTTGATGAAGAAAGAGGAGGAGAAGAGGCAGCAAAAATAGTTTCTGAAAGCATAATAGCTCAATTTCTGGAAAAACCCAAATTTTCAAGAAGATATCTGAAAAAACTTATTTTAAAAGCTCATAGAAAATTGGAGGAAATAAGAGAAAGAAGCAGGGAAAAAAGAGCTATGAGTGCTTCAATAGTAATATTTCTTACAGACTATACATCTATGATATATGGAGCAGTGGGAAATGCCAGACTGTACCTCATCAGAGATGATGTTGTGAGAGAAAAAACAAGAGATGATTCAATAGCACACTTAGTTTATGAAGCCAACCAACTGGACTATAAAGAGATAAGATTTCACGGGCAGAGGAATAAACTGACACAGAATATGGGTGAGTCTGATGGAATAAGTCCGGAAATATCAAAGAAAATTCAGCTGTATGATGGAGATAGAATACTTCTCATGTCACATGGAGCATGGGAAAATCTTGATGAATCTGAAATAGAGGTTGAACTTTCAAAAACCGACAGTGTAGGAAAATGGATAGGTTCTCTTGAGGAGAGAATCAAGGAAAACAGCAGCACTAATGTGCCTAACTATACACTGGCTGGAATATTCATCAATGAAGTATCACCATCTGGAAAGAAAAAATTTAAATTCAACTATGTAAAATATCTCGTAATCCTGCTCATTATCTTAATAATAGGATTCCTGCTGTACAGAGGTTACAGTTTGAAAAGAACAAGAGATATAACATATGAGAAAGCATATACTTATGAAGAAGAAGGTCTGAAAGCAGTAGCCGAAGGAGATTTTGAAAAAGCGTTAAATTCTTTTGAGCTGAGCAAAATGAATATAATGCCCTTGAAATAA
- a CDS encoding Tetratricopeptide repeat: MKTEADMMVQDNDVEGAIRNYLEAKIIFLKYNKIDLLAEVTEKAERLAKVRNRKYDTALMYEKRAYEMETKDINGAIVYLEMAKGIYGELRDEARRTEVTEKILRLDELRKTLSQESKAYLNEAKAYADSGEYERALAIIKKSQDISVQLKDNQKMADAMQSEADLFFKNEKYQLAYEKYQEAYGVAADTNNAVQQEYLKGKIDTMKNMLETKKLETTGDTLFSNKKYKESRKIYKEAIEKYKQLEGNKYFEKENYDKLMEEVMKKEKAAWKESNWIPFF; encoded by the coding sequence ATGAAGACGGAAGCTGATATGATGGTACAGGATAATGATGTAGAAGGAGCTATAAGAAATTATCTTGAAGCTAAAATAATATTTTTGAAGTACAACAAAATAGATCTTTTGGCAGAGGTGACAGAAAAAGCTGAACGTCTGGCAAAAGTAAGAAATAGAAAATATGATACAGCTCTTATGTATGAGAAAAGAGCTTATGAAATGGAAACAAAAGATATAAACGGAGCTATAGTGTATCTGGAAATGGCTAAGGGAATATATGGAGAATTGAGAGATGAAGCAAGAAGAACAGAGGTTACTGAAAAAATATTGAGATTAGATGAACTTAGAAAAACTTTATCACAGGAGAGCAAAGCATACTTGAATGAAGCAAAAGCTTATGCTGACAGTGGAGAGTATGAAAGAGCTTTAGCTATAATCAAGAAATCACAGGATATCTCAGTGCAGCTGAAAGATAATCAGAAAATGGCTGACGCTATGCAGTCAGAAGCTGATCTTTTCTTCAAAAATGAAAAATATCAACTGGCATATGAAAAGTATCAGGAAGCTTACGGAGTAGCTGCTGACACAAATAATGCAGTACAGCAGGAATATTTAAAGGGAAAAATAGATACTATGAAAAATATGCTTGAAACTAAAAAGTTAGAAACTACAGGAGATACACTTTTCAGCAATAAAAAATATAAAGAGTCTAGAAAAATCTATAAAGAGGCTATAGAAAAATATAAACAGCTGGAAGGCAATAAATATTTTGAAAAAGAAAACTATGACAAACTTATGGAAGAAGTTATGAAAAAGGAGAAGGCAGCTTGGAAAGAAAGCAACTGGATTCCATTCTTCTAA
- the pknG gene encoding Probable serine/threonine-protein kinase pknG, which produces MERKQLDSILLRNGEQFITYLITDEAGEKSILKLINPEYLEYQDKYQKIKEQFQLEKQVLNLLNIEEIPKYIDSGDNFLHLSYIKGQNLQKYVESKKISVEEIEKIICSVSETAGKLHRLGIVHCDIKPSNIIYDGKKTYIIDFGSVSFRGEESIYIQGSKGFSSPEIYIHGAKRTVQDDIYSITALYCWLLSSQNYNSYIEENNEIFKIGLADKKKIDLKAQRN; this is translated from the coding sequence TTGGAAAGAAAGCAACTGGATTCCATTCTTCTAAGAAATGGAGAACAATTTATTACTTATTTAATAACCGATGAAGCTGGTGAAAAAAGCATATTAAAATTAATAAATCCTGAATATTTAGAATATCAGGATAAATACCAGAAAATAAAAGAACAGTTTCAACTGGAAAAACAGGTTCTAAATCTTCTGAATATAGAGGAGATACCCAAATATATAGACAGTGGAGATAATTTTCTCCACTTGTCTTATATCAAAGGGCAAAATTTACAAAAATATGTTGAAAGTAAAAAAATCTCTGTAGAGGAGATAGAAAAAATAATATGCAGTGTATCTGAAACAGCAGGAAAACTGCATAGACTAGGTATTGTGCATTGTGATATAAAGCCTAGCAATATAATATATGATGGGAAAAAAACATATATTATAGATTTCGGTTCAGTATCTTTTAGAGGAGAAGAGAGCATATATATTCAGGGAAGCAAAGGTTTTTCATCCCCTGAAATATATATACATGGAGCAAAAAGAACTGTTCAGGATGATATTTACAGTATAACTGCATTATACTGTTGGCTTTTAAGCAGTCAGAATTACAATAGCTATATAGAGGAAAATAATGAGATATTTAAAATCGGACTGGCTGATAAAAAGAAGATAGATTTAAAAGCACAAAGGAATTGA